A window of Peromyscus eremicus chromosome 7, PerEre_H2_v1, whole genome shotgun sequence contains these coding sequences:
- the Kif23 gene encoding kinesin-like protein KIF23 isoform X4, protein MKPAKAKVPRKPVLKKGSQTNLKDPVGVYCRVRPLSFPDQECCVEVVNNTTVQLHTPEGYRLNRNGDYKETQYSFKRVFGTHTTQKELFDVVASPLVDDLIHGKNGLLFTYGVTGSGKTHTMTGSPGYGGLLPRCLNMIFNSIGSFQAKRYVFKSNDRNSMEIQCEVDALLERQKREAMPVPKTPSSKRQADPEFADMINVQEFCKAEDVDEDSVYGVFVSYIEIYNNYIYDLLEEVQFDPIKPKWNGCSTPMRNPESVLPQSKILREDKNHNMYVAGCTEVEVKSTEEAFEVFWRGQKKRRIANTHLNRESSRSHSVFSIKLVQAPLDADGDNVLQEKEQITLSQLSLVDLAGSERTNRTKAEGNRLREAGNINQSLMTLRTCMEVLRENQTYGTNKMVPYRDSKLTHLFKNYFDGEGKVRMIVCVNPKAEDYEESLQVMRFAEVTQEVEVARPVDKVICGLTPGRRYRNLPRGGPVGDEPLVTEMTLQSFPPLPPWRLLDINDEETLPKLIETLEKRHHLRQLMTEELNKQCMTFKALLKEFDNSLSNKENYTQEKLNEKEKLISGQKSEIERLEKKNKTLEYKIEILEKTTTIYEEDKRNLQQELESQNQKLQRQLSDKRRLEARLQGMVTETTMKWQKECDRRVAATQLEMQNKLWVKDEKLKQLKAIVTEPKPEKPERPSRERDREKIIQRSVSPSPMPLSSNNIAQISNGQQLMSQPQLQRRSNSCSSISVASCISEWEQKLSPFSTPVNVTSLARHRQQEPGQSKTCMVSDRRRGLYWTEGREMVPTFSSEIGVEDDRCRRGDVFKTRGGGQSVQFTDIETLKQESPTGSRKRRSSTVAPAQPDGTESEWTDVETRCSVAVEMRAGSQLGPGYQHHAQPKRKKP, encoded by the exons ACTCAGTATTCATTTAAGCGGGTATTTGGCACTCATACCACTCAGAAGGAACTTTTTGATGTTGTGGCTAGTCCATTGGTAGATGACCTCATTCATGGCAAGAATG GTCTTTTGTTTACATATGGTGTTACGGGAAGTGGAAAAACTCATACAATGACAGGTTCTCCAGGGTACGGAGGCCTGCTTCCTCGCTGTTTGAACATGATCTTTAACAGCATAGGGTCGTTTCAAGCAAAACGTTAC GTTTTTAAATCTAATGATCGGAACAGCATGGAAATACAGTGTGAAGTTGATGCCTTATTAGAACGGCAGAAAAGAGAAGCCATGCCCGTTCCAAAGACCCCCTCTAGCAA GCGACAGGCAGATCCAGAGTTTGCAGATATGATAAATGTACAAGAATTCTGCAAAGCAGAAGATGTTGATGAAGACAGTGTCTATGGTGTATTTGTCTCTTACATTGAAATCTATAATAATTACATATATGATCTATTGGAAGAGGTGCAGTTTGATCCCATAAAGCCCAA GTGGAACGGCTGCAGTACACCTATGAGGAACCCAGAGTCTGT ACTCCCACAATCCAAAATACTCCGAGAAGATAAGAACCACAATATGTATGTTGCAGGATGTACAGAAGTAGAAGTGAAATCTACAGAAGAGGCTTTTGAAGTTTTTTGGAGAG GTCAGAAAAAGAGACGTATTGCTAACACCCATTTGAACAGAGAATCTAGCCGTTCACATAGCGTGTTCAGCATTAAACTCGTCCAGGCTCCCCTGGATGCCGATGGAGACAATGTCTTACAG gaaaaagaacaaattacCTTAAGCCAGTTGTCTCTGGTAGATCTTGCTGGAAGTGAAAGAACCAACCGGACTAAAGCAGAAGGGAACAGGTTACGTGAAGCTG GTAACATTAATCAGTCACTAATGACGCTCAGAACATGCATGGAAGTCCTGAGAGAGAACCAGACGTATGGAACTAACAAG ATGGTTCCATATCGTGATTCAAAGCTAACTCATCTGTTCAAGAACTACTTCGATGGGGAAGGGAAGGTGCGGATGATCGTGTGTGTGAATCCAAAGGCTGAAGACTATGAAGAAAGCTTG CAAGTCATGAGATTTGCTGAAGTAACCCAAGAAGTTGAAGTAGCGAGACCAGTAGACAAGGTGATATGTGGCTTGACACCAGGGAGACGATACAGAAACCTGCCTCGGGGTGGCCCAGTTGGAGATG AACCTTTGGTGACTGAGATGACTCTACAGAGCTTCCCACCACTGCCTCCATGGAGACTTCTGGATATCAACGATGAGGAGACCCTTCCAAAGCTGATTGAAACGTTGGAGAAACGGCATCACCTACGCCAACTAATGACTGAGGAGCTTAACAAACAAT GTATGACTTTCAAAGCCTTATTAAAAGAATTTGACAATTCTctttcaaataaagaaaactacACTCAggaaaaactaaatgaaaaagaaaaattgatttCAGGACAGAAATCAGAAATAGAACGactggagaagaaaaacaaaactctggaGTATAAG ATTGAGATTTTGGAGAAAACAACCACGATCTATGAAGAAGATAAGCGCAATctgcagcaggagcttgagagcCAGAATCAGAAGCTTCAGCGGCAGCTTTCTGACAAGCGCAGATTAGAAGCCAGGTtgcaaggcatggtgacagaaACGACGATGAAATGGCAGAAGGAGTGT GATCGTCGGGTAGCAGCCACCCAGCTGGAGATGCAGAATAAACTCTGGGTCAAAGATGAAAAGCTCAAACAGCTGAAGGCCATTGTGACTGAACCTAAACCTGAGAAGCCAGAGAGACCCTCCCGGGAGCGGGACCGGGAAAAAATCATTCAGAGATCCGTCTCTCCTTCGCCCATGCCT CTTTCTAGTAACAATATTGCTCAGATTTCCAACGGCCAGCAACTCATGAGCCAGCCACAGCTACAAAGGCGCTCTAACTCTTGCAGCAGCATTTCTGTAGCTTCCTGTATTTCGGAGTGGGAGCAGAAACTGTCTCCGTTCAGCACACCTGTCAATGTCACCTCTCTTGCAAGGCATAGGCAGCAGGAGCCAGGACAAAGTAAAACGTGTATGGTGTCAGACAGAAGGCGGGGCCTGTACTGGACGGAAGGCAGGGAGATGGTCCCTACATTCAGCAGTGAGATAGGCGTAGAAGACGACCGTTGCCGCAGG GGTGATGTTTTTAAGACCAGAGGTGGTGGACAATCTGTTCAGTTTACTGATATAGAGACTTTAAAACAAGAGTCGCCGACTGG TAGTCGAAAACGAAGATCGTCCACAGTAGCACCTGCCCAACCAGATGGTACAGAGTCTGAATGGACCGATGTAGAAACAAGG TGTTCCGTTGCTGTTGAGATGAGAGCAGGATCTCAGCTGGGCCCCGGATATCAGCACCATGCACAACCCAA GCGCAAGAAGCCTTGA
- the Kif23 gene encoding kinesin-like protein KIF23 isoform X2: MKPAKAKVPRKPVLKKGSQTNLKDPVGVYCRVRPLSFPDQECCVEVVNNTTVQLHTPEGYRLNRNGDYKETQYSFKRVFGTHTTQKELFDVVASPLVDDLIHGKNGLLFTYGVTGSGKTHTMTGSPGYGGLLPRCLNMIFNSIGSFQAKRYVFKSNDRNSMEIQCEVDALLERQKREAMPVPKTPSSKRQADPEFADMINVQEFCKAEDVDEDSVYGVFVSYIEIYNNYIYDLLEEVQFDPIKPKLPQSKILREDKNHNMYVAGCTEVEVKSTEEAFEVFWRGQKKRRIANTHLNRESSRSHSVFSIKLVQAPLDADGDNVLQEKEQITLSQLSLVDLAGSERTNRTKAEGNRLREAGNINQSLMTLRTCMEVLRENQTYGTNKMVPYRDSKLTHLFKNYFDGEGKVRMIVCVNPKAEDYEESLQVMRFAEVTQEVEVARPVDKVICGLTPGRRYRNLPRGGPVGDEPLVTEMTLQSFPPLPPWRLLDINDEETLPKLIETLEKRHHLRQLMTEELNKQCMTFKALLKEFDNSLSNKENYTQEKLNEKEKLISGQKSEIERLEKKNKTLEYKIEILEKTTTIYEEDKRNLQQELESQNQKLQRQLSDKRRLEARLQGMVTETTMKWQKECDRRVAATQLEMQNKLWVKDEKLKQLKAIVTEPKPEKPERPSRERDREKIIQRSVSPSPMPLSSNNIAQISNGQQLMSQPQLQRRSNSCSSISVASCISEWEQKLSPFSTPVNVTSLARHRQQEPGQSKTCMVSDRRRGLYWTEGREMVPTFSSEIGVEDDRCRRNTPIPVRHRRSRSAGSRWVDHKPASNVQTETVMQPHVPHAITVSVANEKALAKCEKYMLTHQELASDGEIQTKVIKGDVFKTRGGGQSVQFTDIETLKQESPTGSRKRRSSTVAPAQPDGTESEWTDVETRCSVAVEMRAGSQLGPGYQHHAQPKRKKP, from the exons ACTCAGTATTCATTTAAGCGGGTATTTGGCACTCATACCACTCAGAAGGAACTTTTTGATGTTGTGGCTAGTCCATTGGTAGATGACCTCATTCATGGCAAGAATG GTCTTTTGTTTACATATGGTGTTACGGGAAGTGGAAAAACTCATACAATGACAGGTTCTCCAGGGTACGGAGGCCTGCTTCCTCGCTGTTTGAACATGATCTTTAACAGCATAGGGTCGTTTCAAGCAAAACGTTAC GTTTTTAAATCTAATGATCGGAACAGCATGGAAATACAGTGTGAAGTTGATGCCTTATTAGAACGGCAGAAAAGAGAAGCCATGCCCGTTCCAAAGACCCCCTCTAGCAA GCGACAGGCAGATCCAGAGTTTGCAGATATGATAAATGTACAAGAATTCTGCAAAGCAGAAGATGTTGATGAAGACAGTGTCTATGGTGTATTTGTCTCTTACATTGAAATCTATAATAATTACATATATGATCTATTGGAAGAGGTGCAGTTTGATCCCATAAAGCCCAA ACTCCCACAATCCAAAATACTCCGAGAAGATAAGAACCACAATATGTATGTTGCAGGATGTACAGAAGTAGAAGTGAAATCTACAGAAGAGGCTTTTGAAGTTTTTTGGAGAG GTCAGAAAAAGAGACGTATTGCTAACACCCATTTGAACAGAGAATCTAGCCGTTCACATAGCGTGTTCAGCATTAAACTCGTCCAGGCTCCCCTGGATGCCGATGGAGACAATGTCTTACAG gaaaaagaacaaattacCTTAAGCCAGTTGTCTCTGGTAGATCTTGCTGGAAGTGAAAGAACCAACCGGACTAAAGCAGAAGGGAACAGGTTACGTGAAGCTG GTAACATTAATCAGTCACTAATGACGCTCAGAACATGCATGGAAGTCCTGAGAGAGAACCAGACGTATGGAACTAACAAG ATGGTTCCATATCGTGATTCAAAGCTAACTCATCTGTTCAAGAACTACTTCGATGGGGAAGGGAAGGTGCGGATGATCGTGTGTGTGAATCCAAAGGCTGAAGACTATGAAGAAAGCTTG CAAGTCATGAGATTTGCTGAAGTAACCCAAGAAGTTGAAGTAGCGAGACCAGTAGACAAGGTGATATGTGGCTTGACACCAGGGAGACGATACAGAAACCTGCCTCGGGGTGGCCCAGTTGGAGATG AACCTTTGGTGACTGAGATGACTCTACAGAGCTTCCCACCACTGCCTCCATGGAGACTTCTGGATATCAACGATGAGGAGACCCTTCCAAAGCTGATTGAAACGTTGGAGAAACGGCATCACCTACGCCAACTAATGACTGAGGAGCTTAACAAACAAT GTATGACTTTCAAAGCCTTATTAAAAGAATTTGACAATTCTctttcaaataaagaaaactacACTCAggaaaaactaaatgaaaaagaaaaattgatttCAGGACAGAAATCAGAAATAGAACGactggagaagaaaaacaaaactctggaGTATAAG ATTGAGATTTTGGAGAAAACAACCACGATCTATGAAGAAGATAAGCGCAATctgcagcaggagcttgagagcCAGAATCAGAAGCTTCAGCGGCAGCTTTCTGACAAGCGCAGATTAGAAGCCAGGTtgcaaggcatggtgacagaaACGACGATGAAATGGCAGAAGGAGTGT GATCGTCGGGTAGCAGCCACCCAGCTGGAGATGCAGAATAAACTCTGGGTCAAAGATGAAAAGCTCAAACAGCTGAAGGCCATTGTGACTGAACCTAAACCTGAGAAGCCAGAGAGACCCTCCCGGGAGCGGGACCGGGAAAAAATCATTCAGAGATCCGTCTCTCCTTCGCCCATGCCT CTTTCTAGTAACAATATTGCTCAGATTTCCAACGGCCAGCAACTCATGAGCCAGCCACAGCTACAAAGGCGCTCTAACTCTTGCAGCAGCATTTCTGTAGCTTCCTGTATTTCGGAGTGGGAGCAGAAACTGTCTCCGTTCAGCACACCTGTCAATGTCACCTCTCTTGCAAGGCATAGGCAGCAGGAGCCAGGACAAAGTAAAACGTGTATGGTGTCAGACAGAAGGCGGGGCCTGTACTGGACGGAAGGCAGGGAGATGGTCCCTACATTCAGCAGTGAGATAGGCGTAGAAGACGACCGTTGCCGCAGG AACACACCAATTCCTGTACGACACAGAAGGTCCCGCTCTGCAGGGAGCAGATGGGTAGATCATAAGCCTGCCTCTAATGTGCAAACTGAGACAGTCATGCAGCCACATGTCCCTCACGCCATCACAGTGTCTGTTGCAAATGAAAAGGCACTAGCTAAGTGTGAGAAGTACATGCTGACCCACCAGGAACTAGCCTCCGATGGGGAGATTCAGACTAAAGTAATTAAG GGTGATGTTTTTAAGACCAGAGGTGGTGGACAATCTGTTCAGTTTACTGATATAGAGACTTTAAAACAAGAGTCGCCGACTGG TAGTCGAAAACGAAGATCGTCCACAGTAGCACCTGCCCAACCAGATGGTACAGAGTCTGAATGGACCGATGTAGAAACAAGG TGTTCCGTTGCTGTTGAGATGAGAGCAGGATCTCAGCTGGGCCCCGGATATCAGCACCATGCACAACCCAA GCGCAAGAAGCCTTGA
- the Kif23 gene encoding kinesin-like protein KIF23 isoform X5, whose translation MKPAKAKVPRKPVLKKGSQTNLKDPVGVYCRVRPLSFPDQECCVEVVNNTTVQLHTPEGYRLNRNGDYKETQYSFKRVFGTHTTQKELFDVVASPLVDDLIHGKNGLLFTYGVTGSGKTHTMTGSPGYGGLLPRCLNMIFNSIGSFQAKRYVFKSNDRNSMEIQCEVDALLERQKREAMPVPKTPSSKRQADPEFADMINVQEFCKAEDVDEDSVYGVFVSYIEIYNNYIYDLLEEVQFDPIKPKLPQSKILREDKNHNMYVAGCTEVEVKSTEEAFEVFWRGQKKRRIANTHLNRESSRSHSVFSIKLVQAPLDADGDNVLQEKEQITLSQLSLVDLAGSERTNRTKAEGNRLREAGNINQSLMTLRTCMEVLRENQTYGTNKMVPYRDSKLTHLFKNYFDGEGKVRMIVCVNPKAEDYEESLQVMRFAEVTQEVEVARPVDKVICGLTPGRRYRNLPRGGPVGDEPLVTEMTLQSFPPLPPWRLLDINDEETLPKLIETLEKRHHLRQLMTEELNKQCMTFKALLKEFDNSLSNKENYTQEKLNEKEKLISGQKSEIERLEKKNKTLEYKIEILEKTTTIYEEDKRNLQQELESQNQKLQRQLSDKRRLEARLQGMVTETTMKWQKECDRRVAATQLEMQNKLWVKDEKLKQLKAIVTEPKPEKPERPSRERDREKIIQRSVSPSPMPLSSNNIAQISNGQQLMSQPQLQRRSNSCSSISVASCISEWEQKLSPFSTPVNVTSLARHRQQEPGQSKTCMVSDRRRGLYWTEGREMVPTFSSEIGVEDDRCRRGDVFKTRGGGQSVQFTDIETLKQESPTGSRKRRSSTVAPAQPDGTESEWTDVETRCSVAVEMRAGSQLGPGYQHHAQPKRKKP comes from the exons ACTCAGTATTCATTTAAGCGGGTATTTGGCACTCATACCACTCAGAAGGAACTTTTTGATGTTGTGGCTAGTCCATTGGTAGATGACCTCATTCATGGCAAGAATG GTCTTTTGTTTACATATGGTGTTACGGGAAGTGGAAAAACTCATACAATGACAGGTTCTCCAGGGTACGGAGGCCTGCTTCCTCGCTGTTTGAACATGATCTTTAACAGCATAGGGTCGTTTCAAGCAAAACGTTAC GTTTTTAAATCTAATGATCGGAACAGCATGGAAATACAGTGTGAAGTTGATGCCTTATTAGAACGGCAGAAAAGAGAAGCCATGCCCGTTCCAAAGACCCCCTCTAGCAA GCGACAGGCAGATCCAGAGTTTGCAGATATGATAAATGTACAAGAATTCTGCAAAGCAGAAGATGTTGATGAAGACAGTGTCTATGGTGTATTTGTCTCTTACATTGAAATCTATAATAATTACATATATGATCTATTGGAAGAGGTGCAGTTTGATCCCATAAAGCCCAA ACTCCCACAATCCAAAATACTCCGAGAAGATAAGAACCACAATATGTATGTTGCAGGATGTACAGAAGTAGAAGTGAAATCTACAGAAGAGGCTTTTGAAGTTTTTTGGAGAG GTCAGAAAAAGAGACGTATTGCTAACACCCATTTGAACAGAGAATCTAGCCGTTCACATAGCGTGTTCAGCATTAAACTCGTCCAGGCTCCCCTGGATGCCGATGGAGACAATGTCTTACAG gaaaaagaacaaattacCTTAAGCCAGTTGTCTCTGGTAGATCTTGCTGGAAGTGAAAGAACCAACCGGACTAAAGCAGAAGGGAACAGGTTACGTGAAGCTG GTAACATTAATCAGTCACTAATGACGCTCAGAACATGCATGGAAGTCCTGAGAGAGAACCAGACGTATGGAACTAACAAG ATGGTTCCATATCGTGATTCAAAGCTAACTCATCTGTTCAAGAACTACTTCGATGGGGAAGGGAAGGTGCGGATGATCGTGTGTGTGAATCCAAAGGCTGAAGACTATGAAGAAAGCTTG CAAGTCATGAGATTTGCTGAAGTAACCCAAGAAGTTGAAGTAGCGAGACCAGTAGACAAGGTGATATGTGGCTTGACACCAGGGAGACGATACAGAAACCTGCCTCGGGGTGGCCCAGTTGGAGATG AACCTTTGGTGACTGAGATGACTCTACAGAGCTTCCCACCACTGCCTCCATGGAGACTTCTGGATATCAACGATGAGGAGACCCTTCCAAAGCTGATTGAAACGTTGGAGAAACGGCATCACCTACGCCAACTAATGACTGAGGAGCTTAACAAACAAT GTATGACTTTCAAAGCCTTATTAAAAGAATTTGACAATTCTctttcaaataaagaaaactacACTCAggaaaaactaaatgaaaaagaaaaattgatttCAGGACAGAAATCAGAAATAGAACGactggagaagaaaaacaaaactctggaGTATAAG ATTGAGATTTTGGAGAAAACAACCACGATCTATGAAGAAGATAAGCGCAATctgcagcaggagcttgagagcCAGAATCAGAAGCTTCAGCGGCAGCTTTCTGACAAGCGCAGATTAGAAGCCAGGTtgcaaggcatggtgacagaaACGACGATGAAATGGCAGAAGGAGTGT GATCGTCGGGTAGCAGCCACCCAGCTGGAGATGCAGAATAAACTCTGGGTCAAAGATGAAAAGCTCAAACAGCTGAAGGCCATTGTGACTGAACCTAAACCTGAGAAGCCAGAGAGACCCTCCCGGGAGCGGGACCGGGAAAAAATCATTCAGAGATCCGTCTCTCCTTCGCCCATGCCT CTTTCTAGTAACAATATTGCTCAGATTTCCAACGGCCAGCAACTCATGAGCCAGCCACAGCTACAAAGGCGCTCTAACTCTTGCAGCAGCATTTCTGTAGCTTCCTGTATTTCGGAGTGGGAGCAGAAACTGTCTCCGTTCAGCACACCTGTCAATGTCACCTCTCTTGCAAGGCATAGGCAGCAGGAGCCAGGACAAAGTAAAACGTGTATGGTGTCAGACAGAAGGCGGGGCCTGTACTGGACGGAAGGCAGGGAGATGGTCCCTACATTCAGCAGTGAGATAGGCGTAGAAGACGACCGTTGCCGCAGG GGTGATGTTTTTAAGACCAGAGGTGGTGGACAATCTGTTCAGTTTACTGATATAGAGACTTTAAAACAAGAGTCGCCGACTGG TAGTCGAAAACGAAGATCGTCCACAGTAGCACCTGCCCAACCAGATGGTACAGAGTCTGAATGGACCGATGTAGAAACAAGG TGTTCCGTTGCTGTTGAGATGAGAGCAGGATCTCAGCTGGGCCCCGGATATCAGCACCATGCACAACCCAA GCGCAAGAAGCCTTGA
- the Kif23 gene encoding kinesin-like protein KIF23 isoform X1, giving the protein MKPAKAKVPRKPVLKKGSQTNLKDPVGVYCRVRPLSFPDQECCVEVVNNTTVQLHTPEGYRLNRNGDYKETQYSFKRVFGTHTTQKELFDVVASPLVDDLIHGKNGLLFTYGVTGSGKTHTMTGSPGYGGLLPRCLNMIFNSIGSFQAKRYVFKSNDRNSMEIQCEVDALLERQKREAMPVPKTPSSKRQADPEFADMINVQEFCKAEDVDEDSVYGVFVSYIEIYNNYIYDLLEEVQFDPIKPKWNGCSTPMRNPESVLPQSKILREDKNHNMYVAGCTEVEVKSTEEAFEVFWRGQKKRRIANTHLNRESSRSHSVFSIKLVQAPLDADGDNVLQEKEQITLSQLSLVDLAGSERTNRTKAEGNRLREAGNINQSLMTLRTCMEVLRENQTYGTNKMVPYRDSKLTHLFKNYFDGEGKVRMIVCVNPKAEDYEESLQVMRFAEVTQEVEVARPVDKVICGLTPGRRYRNLPRGGPVGDEPLVTEMTLQSFPPLPPWRLLDINDEETLPKLIETLEKRHHLRQLMTEELNKQCMTFKALLKEFDNSLSNKENYTQEKLNEKEKLISGQKSEIERLEKKNKTLEYKIEILEKTTTIYEEDKRNLQQELESQNQKLQRQLSDKRRLEARLQGMVTETTMKWQKECDRRVAATQLEMQNKLWVKDEKLKQLKAIVTEPKPEKPERPSRERDREKIIQRSVSPSPMPLSSNNIAQISNGQQLMSQPQLQRRSNSCSSISVASCISEWEQKLSPFSTPVNVTSLARHRQQEPGQSKTCMVSDRRRGLYWTEGREMVPTFSSEIGVEDDRCRRNTPIPVRHRRSRSAGSRWVDHKPASNVQTETVMQPHVPHAITVSVANEKALAKCEKYMLTHQELASDGEIQTKVIKGDVFKTRGGGQSVQFTDIETLKQESPTGSRKRRSSTVAPAQPDGTESEWTDVETRCSVAVEMRAGSQLGPGYQHHAQPKRKKP; this is encoded by the exons ACTCAGTATTCATTTAAGCGGGTATTTGGCACTCATACCACTCAGAAGGAACTTTTTGATGTTGTGGCTAGTCCATTGGTAGATGACCTCATTCATGGCAAGAATG GTCTTTTGTTTACATATGGTGTTACGGGAAGTGGAAAAACTCATACAATGACAGGTTCTCCAGGGTACGGAGGCCTGCTTCCTCGCTGTTTGAACATGATCTTTAACAGCATAGGGTCGTTTCAAGCAAAACGTTAC GTTTTTAAATCTAATGATCGGAACAGCATGGAAATACAGTGTGAAGTTGATGCCTTATTAGAACGGCAGAAAAGAGAAGCCATGCCCGTTCCAAAGACCCCCTCTAGCAA GCGACAGGCAGATCCAGAGTTTGCAGATATGATAAATGTACAAGAATTCTGCAAAGCAGAAGATGTTGATGAAGACAGTGTCTATGGTGTATTTGTCTCTTACATTGAAATCTATAATAATTACATATATGATCTATTGGAAGAGGTGCAGTTTGATCCCATAAAGCCCAA GTGGAACGGCTGCAGTACACCTATGAGGAACCCAGAGTCTGT ACTCCCACAATCCAAAATACTCCGAGAAGATAAGAACCACAATATGTATGTTGCAGGATGTACAGAAGTAGAAGTGAAATCTACAGAAGAGGCTTTTGAAGTTTTTTGGAGAG GTCAGAAAAAGAGACGTATTGCTAACACCCATTTGAACAGAGAATCTAGCCGTTCACATAGCGTGTTCAGCATTAAACTCGTCCAGGCTCCCCTGGATGCCGATGGAGACAATGTCTTACAG gaaaaagaacaaattacCTTAAGCCAGTTGTCTCTGGTAGATCTTGCTGGAAGTGAAAGAACCAACCGGACTAAAGCAGAAGGGAACAGGTTACGTGAAGCTG GTAACATTAATCAGTCACTAATGACGCTCAGAACATGCATGGAAGTCCTGAGAGAGAACCAGACGTATGGAACTAACAAG ATGGTTCCATATCGTGATTCAAAGCTAACTCATCTGTTCAAGAACTACTTCGATGGGGAAGGGAAGGTGCGGATGATCGTGTGTGTGAATCCAAAGGCTGAAGACTATGAAGAAAGCTTG CAAGTCATGAGATTTGCTGAAGTAACCCAAGAAGTTGAAGTAGCGAGACCAGTAGACAAGGTGATATGTGGCTTGACACCAGGGAGACGATACAGAAACCTGCCTCGGGGTGGCCCAGTTGGAGATG AACCTTTGGTGACTGAGATGACTCTACAGAGCTTCCCACCACTGCCTCCATGGAGACTTCTGGATATCAACGATGAGGAGACCCTTCCAAAGCTGATTGAAACGTTGGAGAAACGGCATCACCTACGCCAACTAATGACTGAGGAGCTTAACAAACAAT GTATGACTTTCAAAGCCTTATTAAAAGAATTTGACAATTCTctttcaaataaagaaaactacACTCAggaaaaactaaatgaaaaagaaaaattgatttCAGGACAGAAATCAGAAATAGAACGactggagaagaaaaacaaaactctggaGTATAAG ATTGAGATTTTGGAGAAAACAACCACGATCTATGAAGAAGATAAGCGCAATctgcagcaggagcttgagagcCAGAATCAGAAGCTTCAGCGGCAGCTTTCTGACAAGCGCAGATTAGAAGCCAGGTtgcaaggcatggtgacagaaACGACGATGAAATGGCAGAAGGAGTGT GATCGTCGGGTAGCAGCCACCCAGCTGGAGATGCAGAATAAACTCTGGGTCAAAGATGAAAAGCTCAAACAGCTGAAGGCCATTGTGACTGAACCTAAACCTGAGAAGCCAGAGAGACCCTCCCGGGAGCGGGACCGGGAAAAAATCATTCAGAGATCCGTCTCTCCTTCGCCCATGCCT CTTTCTAGTAACAATATTGCTCAGATTTCCAACGGCCAGCAACTCATGAGCCAGCCACAGCTACAAAGGCGCTCTAACTCTTGCAGCAGCATTTCTGTAGCTTCCTGTATTTCGGAGTGGGAGCAGAAACTGTCTCCGTTCAGCACACCTGTCAATGTCACCTCTCTTGCAAGGCATAGGCAGCAGGAGCCAGGACAAAGTAAAACGTGTATGGTGTCAGACAGAAGGCGGGGCCTGTACTGGACGGAAGGCAGGGAGATGGTCCCTACATTCAGCAGTGAGATAGGCGTAGAAGACGACCGTTGCCGCAGG AACACACCAATTCCTGTACGACACAGAAGGTCCCGCTCTGCAGGGAGCAGATGGGTAGATCATAAGCCTGCCTCTAATGTGCAAACTGAGACAGTCATGCAGCCACATGTCCCTCACGCCATCACAGTGTCTGTTGCAAATGAAAAGGCACTAGCTAAGTGTGAGAAGTACATGCTGACCCACCAGGAACTAGCCTCCGATGGGGAGATTCAGACTAAAGTAATTAAG GGTGATGTTTTTAAGACCAGAGGTGGTGGACAATCTGTTCAGTTTACTGATATAGAGACTTTAAAACAAGAGTCGCCGACTGG TAGTCGAAAACGAAGATCGTCCACAGTAGCACCTGCCCAACCAGATGGTACAGAGTCTGAATGGACCGATGTAGAAACAAGG TGTTCCGTTGCTGTTGAGATGAGAGCAGGATCTCAGCTGGGCCCCGGATATCAGCACCATGCACAACCCAA GCGCAAGAAGCCTTGA